CGCCTCCCGAAGAGGTGCTGAAGACGCTGGATGGGCTCATTCAGGATGGGAAGATCCGGTACATCGCGTGCTCGAACTTCTCCGGATGGCACCTGATGAAGGCGCTTTCGGTGAGCGAGCGTTATGGCTGGAGCCGGTATGTCGGGCACCAGGCGTACTACTCGCTGGTTGGGCGGGAGTACGAGTGGGAGTTAATGCCGCTTGCACAGGATCAGGGAGTTGGGGCGATTGTGTGGTCTCCGCTTGGCTGGGGACGGCTGACGGGCAAGATTCGTCGTGGGTCGCCGATTCCGGCGGAGAGCAGGCTGCATGTGACGGCGGCTTATGGGCCCCAGGTTCCGGACGAGTACCTGTACAAGGTTGTCGATGCGATCGATGAGATTGCGAAGGAGACGGGGAAGACGGTTCCGCAGATCTCGCTGAACTGGCTTCTGCGGCGGCCTACGGTGTCGACCGTGATTATGGGTGCCCGGAACGAGGAGCAGTTGAAGCAGAATCTTGGGTCGGTTGGATGGGAGCTTACGCCGGAGCAGGTGAAGAAGCTGGATGAGGCGAGTGAACTGCCGAAGACGTATCCGTATTGGCATCAGGCGCAGTTCGCGGAGCGGAATCCGTTCCCGGTGTAGGTTGTGAGGGGGTCTCGTCCTTCGGATGGAGGGACGAGACCTTCCGGTCAGTGTGCTCCGGAAGGATGGTTCAGCGGGATCGCTGGGCGAGATAGCGCCTGTCGAGAGCTTCACGCAGCATGGTCTTGATGACGGCTTGACGGCTGATGTTCAGTGCTTCCGCAGCACGGTCCAATTCGTTGAGCATGGGCGCGGTGAAATCTACATTGACGCGCTGCACGGCTGGCCTGATCACCGCGAACTGACCCGTAAAGTGTCCCGCGATGTTCTCTCCGCGGTCTGCCATCTCGGCGATCTGCTCGGCGTCGATCGGTTTAGAAGATGTTTTCGGCATAGGCTCTCCTTTCTTCCTTTGTTGCTTTCCATAGCGTCACAAGGTGGTAGAACTCTCCCTGTTGATCCTGCCGCACTTCGTAGATGACGCTATATAGCGTGCCGTCTACCCACCCTATGGCACGGAATTGCTCGGGGTCGTCCGACCGGCGATCCGTGATGTATTCCGTGTTGAAGAGCGTCTGCGCTTCTTCAAAGCCGATGCCCCGATCCGGATTCGCTCTGAGCCGAGCGCTCTTACGGAGATCGAATTGGAAGCGCATTGAGTAACAGTTATACCATCCCGAGTGACTGAGATCTCCTGGGCTGTGAATCCCCACATCTCTTAGGGACGGAAGACATCAAAACCAGCAAAGCGTCCCGGCGTAAAGAAAAAGGCTCCCGGAGCGCACATTCGCGCTCCGGGAGATCAGGAGTACAACTTCAATGGCTGAGCTTCAGACCGGCGAAGTGGGCGATAGTTCCCGGTCCGATCCAGATAGCGATCGCGCCTGCGTTGGCCGGCTGTTTGAGATCGTGAACGACGAGTGTGGGTTGGTCAGAGCCGTTTACGAAAAGGCGTGCGGTGGTGCCGGCAAAAGTAATTTTCATGTGAGTCCAGGCTCCTGGGACGAGATCGACATAGGACTCGTACTTTCCGGGTGTTTCGCTTCGGAGGCCCTGCCAGGGGAAGCCGGGAACGGAGATGTACTGGGCGGAGTGGTTGCGCTGGAGCTGATCCTCGGATCGTCCGTTCTTGGGACGCAGATAGAAGCACTCGAAGTGGGATCCGCCAGCGCCGACACGGAACGCGATACCGACAAAGCCGCGTAGATTCTCTGGAGCGTTCGGCGAGGTATCGCCGGTCAGATTGAGTTCTATCGATCCATCCTGAATGGACGAACCTTTTATGATGGCGATCCGGCTGACGTCGTCGCCCGCGTCACCGGCAGCGTCCGTGAGACGCACCGCGTGTTGGCCACGATAGGACACGGACTCCGCGTTGACCTGATGGAGGTCCAGAGCGGAGAGATCGTCGAGGAGCGGTTTTGGGGGCGCAGTAGCGGAACCCTGCGCGTAGCACGCGGGAGCAAGGAGCATGGCGAGACCTAACGAGAGTAGGGCCAGGCGCAGGATTCTCATGTCCTGAATGGGTTGCAGGTAGGAAGCCATCTTGATTGCTGCTATCTCTATGACGGATAAGGGTTCGGGCTGGCGGTCCTCCGGGCTGGTTGTCCGATGCTGGCGATGGGCGTTCATGAATGAACAGGACGGTGCCCACATCCCCGGGAAGCGAGATGCCGGGCACCGTTTACGCGCAGGTCAGTGCTTGATGGGATTTCCGGCTGCCGCGAGAGGATCAACGGTGGTGTTGTGGGCCTCGGTGATGAGCCAGCGACCGTCGCGATGGACGAAGACGAAGGTCAGGGCGCTGGTGGAGGGTGGGAAGACGCGTCCGCCGTTGCCGGTGAAGCCTTCAGCGTCGCCGAAGGCGGTGACGACCGCGACGTCGGGGGTGATGGGGCGGATGGCGACCTGCTTCCAGGGGGAGAGGTTGCGGGTCTTGAAGATGGTCTGATGATATTTTTCGTGGGCCTGATAGACCTCGTCGCGTCCGCGCCACCACATGCCGACGACGTTGACCCATTCGACGTCGGGGGTCATGTCGGCGACGTAGGCCTTCATGTCGTGATGGTTCCAGGATTCGATCTGGCGGTCGAGGACGGCGCGGATAGCGGTCTCGTCGGCGGGGGCGAGGGTGAGGGTCTGGCCGTAAGCGCCGCATAACGACAGCGCCAGGATTGGGAGTGCGAGGGCTGTACGGAGATTCATGCTCCGACAGTAAGGCATTTTGGGGCGTTCGTCGCCTGAGAATTTAGGCGGCAGGCAAGATGCGGGGTCCTTGGTTTTGCTCAGCCTGACTGCAACGACAACGGCGAGACGCAGATTCCCTTCGGGAATGACAACCAGAAGGGCAAAGGCAACTGCGTTGAGGGTGACGGTGTCCTAGGCGCGCTGGAGTTTGCGGCGTTCGGTCTCGTTGTAGGTGTAGCGGATGCGGTGGATGACGGTGATCGTCGAGAAGAGGGCCAGCGTCCAGAGGGCGGGAGCCATGACGCCCCAGTGGTTGAACAGGGCACCGAGGATGACGAGGACGATGCGCTCGGGACGCTCCATGAAACCGACTTTGCAGGAGCCGATGAGGGCTTCGGCGCGAGCGCGGGTGTAGCTGACCATGAGGCTTGCGGTCATGCAGAAGGCGACCAGGACGACGTAGAAGAAGCGATTGCCGCGAGCGTAGTAGACGAGCAGGCCGAAGAAGAGGGCGACGTCGGAGTAGCGGTCGAGGACGGAGTCGAAGAACGCTCCGAAGACCGAGACCTGGTTGGTCTGGCGGGCAACGCGTCCGTCGACCATATCGAAGAGGCCGGCACCGATGATGGTGAGGCCGGCGTAGAGGAACATGCGGTCTTTGTTCTGGGCGCGGGCGTAGCCGAAGAAGATGGCCGCGACGATGTTGATCAGAAGGCCGATGAAAGTGAGGGTGTTGGGCGAGATGCGCGAGAGCGCCAGCGCGTTCACGATCTTCTGCAGCAGCCAGCCGCTGCCTTTTCCGAATGCGCTTGTCCAGGTCATTGAAGGCAGGGAATAGGGGGTAGGGACGAGGGAGTAGAAGACATGGCTATTTGGCTTCGGGGGTTTCCGCGACCTCGTCTGGGTCGAGGTCGTGGATGGTGTAGAGCTTGAGGATCTCGAGTTCGCGCTTGCCGTTGGGAGTGATGACGGTGACGGTGTCGCCGACCTCCTTGTTGAGGAGGGCGCGACCGATGGGCGAGGTGGTGGAGATGAGTCCCTTGGAGACGTCGGACTCTTCGCTGGTGACGAGCTTGTAGCGGATCTCTTCGTTCTTGCTTGAGTCGAAGACGGTGATGCTTGAGCCGAAGCCGCTCTTGTCGTGCGGGATGTTGGCGAGGTTGACCATGGCGAGCTCGCCCATGCGCTTCTTGAGCTGGCCGAGGCGGGCGTTGACGAAGACCTGGCGCTGTTTGGCCATGTGGTATTCGGCGTTCTCGCTGAGGTCACCGAGGGCGACGGCTTTTTTGATTTCGGCGGGGAGTTCGGTGGTGAGCTCGTACTCGAGCTGCTTGATCTCTTCCGCGAGCCTGGCTTTGATTTTTTCGGGCATGCTGCCTTCCGGTGTAGCGGCGCGCTTGGGCTCTGACGTGCGGCGGCGCGCGTAGTAGAAAAGTTGATTATACGTTGTGAGGGACGCGGTGAGGGCAGGTGGGGTGCCTACGGTGGGGAGCGTTGGCGATTGGCTTCGCTAGAATGCTGTGACGAGGTGTGAGTGAGGATCTTCCGGTTTCTTGTGCTTCTGGTGGTGATCGGCGCGGCGGTGCTGGCATTCTGGGTGCTGGCACCGGTGGGGCCTTCGACCGAAACCTTTGTCGATATCCCGAGCGGGACGGGAAGCGACGGGATGGCGAAGCAACTGCAACAGGCAGGGGTGATCCGTAGCCAGTTTGCGTTTCTGCTGATGCGGGTGGTGAAGGGTGGGCGGCTGAAGGCGGGGGAGTACCGGTTCGATCATCCGGCGCCGATGGCCGAGGTCTACGGGCGGCTGGTGAAGGGCGATGTGTATACGCGGACCGTGGTAATTCCTGAAGGGTTCAATCTGTGGGATATCGGCGCGGCGATGGCGGCGGCGGGGCTTGGAACGCAGGAGCAGTTCCTGGAGGCGGCGCGGAAGCATGTGGAGCTGATTGCGGCGTGGAGTCCGCAGGCGGTCTCGCTTGAAGGATATTTGTTTCCGGATACCTACCGGTTCTCGCGGCACGCGAGCGAGGAGCAGATGCTGACGGTGATGGTGAAGCGGTTTCGTCAGGAGGCGGCGCTGATTGGGTTGTCGAACGGGACTCTCGATGTGGGGAAGACGGTGACGATGGCTTCGCTGGTGGAGAAGGAAGTCAGTGTCGATAGCGAACGGGCGATGGTGGCCGGGGTGTTCGTGAACCGGATGGACAAGGGAATGCCGCTGCAGACGGATCCTTCGGTCGTGTACGGGGCGATGCTGGATGGGCGGTGGCGGGGCACGATCTACCGGTCGGATCTACAGTCGGATTCGGCGTACAACACGTACAAGCACGTTGGGCTGACACCGGGGCCGATCTGCAGCCCGGGGATCGCGGCGTTGAAGGCGGCAATTTCGCCCGCACAGACGGAGAACTTGTATTTCGTGGCGGATGCGGCGGGGCACAGCCGGTTCTCGGCGACGCTCGCGGAGCACGAGGCGAATGTGAAGAGCTATCGACAGGCGGCGGGAGGGAAGTAGGTTTTGTGATTGAGGCGAAAGAGGCGGCGTGAAAAGTTCTGGTTCCTCGGCGCGGTCGCCGTCGTCTAATAAAGACTAGAGAACAAAGGTGATGCTGGTCCGCGTTCCATTTGAGCGGCTGGACGCAGACGGGTCGATATACTTGCGTATTGTGCAGCAAATGAAGAAGAGCCTGGCGGTTGGGTTGTTGGGGGTCGCCCCGTGGTTGACGGGGTGTATCAGTACGACCCGGTACGTCAAGGTGGCACCGGCCCCGTCGATCGTGCGTTCGGCCAGTGTCGATTACCTTGTGAGGCAGCTAGACAAGCAGTTCGACGCGATCCAATCGTTGAATGCTTCGGTGCTGATCGCGGTGAGCACGGGTGGCGCGCGAACAGGCGGCGAGGTGAAGGATTACACCTCGCTTCGGGGATACATCCTGGTTCGGAAGCCTGAGGATCTTCGGGTGATCCTTCTGGCTCCGGTAGTCGGAACCCGGGTCATCGACATGGTGAGCGATGGGACCAAGTTCTCGCTGCTTCTACCGACGCGGAACAAGGTGATGCAGGGGACGGATGTGGTGACGACGCCCTCGAAGAATCCACTGGAGAACCTGCGGCCGGGGATTTTCTTTGACGCGCTCCTGGTGCGGAGTATTGGGCCGGAGGAGTTCGTGACCCTGACGGAAAGCTCCCGGATGATTGCGCCGGAGACCAAGCATCGGGACGCGATTCTCGAACCGGACTACGACGTGACGGTGCTCAAGACAAAGAGCGGGAAGACGCTTCAGAGGCTGCGCGTGGTGCATATCAACCGGGTCGACCTGGAGCCGTATCAGCAGGATGTCTACGACGAGAACGGGCGGCTGGTGACGACGGTGCAGTACTCGAACTATCAGAAGTTCGGGGATCTGCAGTTTCCGACGGAGATCGTGATCAACAGGCCGATCGACGAGTACACGCTCAAGGTGACCGTGCAGAAGCTGACGCCGAACCAGAAGATGGATGACGACCAGTTCGAGCTACAGATTCCGACGGGTGTGACGATCGAGACGCTGAAGTAGGCGCTAGAGTGGCAGGCCGGTGCGGCGGGCGTGGGCGGCGATGGCCTCGTTAATTTCGAGGGCGAGCGCCAGGGCGGCGCGTCCGGCTTCCCCGGTGACCTCGGGCTGGGTGCGGGTGCGGACGGCGTTCAGGAAGGACTCGATTTCGAGGCGGAGTGGTTCACCGGCCTCTACGGGGAGTTTCTTGAGCGACAAACCCGCGGTGGGGTGACCGCCTTTGGCTGCGGCTGCTGCCGCGAGGGCGGCAAACTGAGCGGGGTCGAGGGTTGCGGCTGCAGCGGCTGCAGCGGCTGCCGCGGAGACGTCGATCAGGAGAAGATCTTTCCGGGCGAAATCCAGAGACAGATACTGGCGGGGCTGGAAGAAGCGCAGCTTGCGGACCTGCTCGGTCGAGACGCGGCTTGCGGTGAAGTTGGCGATGCAGCCGTTTTCGAACTCCAGGCGTACGTTGGCGATATCGACCTTGCGAGAAAGCACGGGGAGGCCGACGGCGCGGACCTCGCGGACTGGGCTCGGGACGAACGAGAGGACAACGTCGAGATCGTGGATCATGAGGTCGAGGACGACGTCGACATCGAGCGAGCGCGGGGTGAAGATGCTCAGGCGATGGCTCTCGAAGAACATCGGCCGGTTGAGGTGGGGGCGGGCGGCGGCGACGGCTGGGTTGAAGCGTTCGAGGTGTCCGGGCTGGACGATGCGGTCGTGCTGCGCGGCGAGCGAGAGGATGGCGTCTGCGTCGGCGAGAGACGGCGCGAGCGGCTTCTCGATCAGCAGATCGATGCCGGCGGGGAGGAGCTCGGCCGCAGTGGCCGCGTGGTGGATCGTCGGGACGGCGACACAGGCTGCGTGGATGTCGAGATTTGCGGCCAGAAGCTCCGCGACGGAGGCGAAGCCGGGGATGTTGTATTTCCCGGCGGCAGCCTGTGCGGTCGCGGGGTCACGGTCGACCACGGCGACGAGAGCGACGGGCTGGCCGGTGGATTCGAGTTCGCGGAGGACGCGCAGGTGGTTACGGCCGAAGGCTCCCGCGCCGACGACCGCTACACGTAGGGTAGGGGAGGACACTGCTCGGCTACTTCGCGCTGGATGTGGTGGAAAATTCGGAGGGAGACTCGACGGCTTCGCGGCAGCGGGAGTAAAGCTCGAGGAGCGCACTCACCTGCTCCTCAGGTTTGGCGCTCGAGGGAACTCCGAAGCCAGCGGTAGATCCGGTGGCCTTGCTGCCGACGTTGGTATGGGCGGCGACAAACTTGAGCAGGTCGAGGGCGATGTCTTCGGTGCGGCGTGCTGCCTGGTTCTGTTCCATGAGTCGGATTCCTCTTCTCTGTGTCTACAGATGATGCTACCGGGGGGCGGGGGGTAGGAGCAAGGCGCGGGGAGTGCCGCGCAGGCCGCAGAGGATCTCGTAGGGAATGGTGTGGGCGAGACGGGCGTGGTCTTCGGCGGAGATTCCTTCGCCGATGAGGGTTACGAAGTCGCCACGCCGGACTTCGGGGATGCCCGTCACGTCGACGGTGGTGAGGTTCATGGAGATGCGCCCGACGATTGGGGCTCGCCGGCCTTGGATCATGACCCATCCGCCCATTCGAGCTTCGGTGCTGGAGAGATCGCGGCGGAGTCCGTCCGCGTAGCCGATGGGCAGCAATGCGAGCCGCATCGGGCGTGATGCGGTGAAGGTGGCGCTGTAGCCGACGCGGGCACCCGGTGGAATTTCATGCACGGAGGTGACTGTCGTCTTCCAGGTGAGGACAGGCTGTAGATCCTGATGGATGCGGGTTGCGCCTGGCTGGTCGGGTTCAAGTGGAAGAGAGAGACCGTAGAGGCCGAGTCCGGAGCGAGCCATCGGGCGAGCACCAATCGAAGCGGCCAACCGGCGCAGGCGGTCGAGGATGGGAGTGGCGGCTTCGGTGGCGTTGTCGATCGTGGAGGTATTGCCGATGTGCAGCCACCTGGGGGAGTGTCCGGCGGCGGCGATCGACTCAATGGCCTTTTCGAAGACGCTCATCTGCGCGAGCGTCTGGCGCGCATCGGCACATTCGGCAGAGGCGAAGTGGGTGAAGACGCCGTCCAGGCGAATTGACTGGTGATGGTGGTTCAGTTCCTGAAGAAAGGTTTCGAGGGCCTGACCGGGAGAGCCACCCTGGCGTGACATGCCGGTGTCGATCTCAAGGTGTATTTGGTGGGCGACGCCGGAGAGTTTGGCGGCTTCCGCGATTGGGATGAGCTGTTCGGGTGTCCAGAGGACTGGAGTGAGTCTATTGCTCAGAGCCAGATCGGCTGCATTTCTAGCTGAAAGATCGTCGCCTGGAGGGCCAGACATGATCAGGATTTCGGGGGCGGATCCGGCCGGAAGGGCGGCGCGGACGGATGCTCCTTCGCAGGCGTCGGTGACCCCGAGCCATGGGACCCCGGCGCGGGCAAGCATGGGGGCGCAGATTTCGGCTCCGTGGCCGTAGGCGTTGGCCTTGATGACGGCGAGGAGAGCGATGGGCGAGTCCGCGTGGTGGAGGGCTCGTTCGAGCGCCTGTACGTTCGCGCGGAGGCGCTGCTCGGAGACTTCGATGATGCTTTTCATCGTTACGGATCTGCTTCCGCTGCTCCCGGTAACGTTTGAGCGCAGCTCTTTCATGGTAGCGCCCGGGGCAGTGGATACTCCTGCGCTGTCCCGTCACGTCCTGGTTGTTCCCCATGGCGGTGCGAGTGTGATACAAAGCTGCGTCCGAGGGAAGCCGGTTCTGCGCGTGATGTGGGCGTGCGTCGCGGATATGTCGTGTCGAGGGCCTGTGCGCCATGAAAATGAATCACCGTTCACTTATTGGCTTCGCTGAGATAGCTCCGCTGGGCCGCATCGTCGCCGCTGGGCTGGCGCTGAGCCTGGTGCTGGCGGGATGCTCGGGTTCGAGCAACTCCGGCAGTTCGGGCAGCACGACTCCGGCGATCAACCCGGCGGCTGCGGCGAACGCGGGGAACTTCTCGCGCACGGTGTTTCTTGGGGACTCGCTGACGGCGGGTTATCAGAGCTCATCGCTGCTCGATACGCAGCAGGTGCATGGGTACGCGCCGCTTGTGGCGACGCAGGCGGGATTTGGTATTGCGCTTCCGCTGATTGCGTATCCGGGAGCGCCGAACGTGCTGCAATTGATGAGCGTGGGGCCGCCGCCGGTTATTGTGACGGCTCCGGGGACGACGACCGGACGGGATGACTTCGGTTTGCAGCCTACGGACCTTGCGGTTCCGGGTGCGCTGGTCAACGACGTGGCCAATACCGTGCCGCTGCTGACGCCGAAGACGGGTCAGGAGCAGATCAACCAGCTTGTGCTGGGGTATCCGGGGTTTGGGTACGGGGCGGCGCTTAGCCAGGCACAGCAGGCGATCGCGGCCGATCCGACCACGATCTTTCTGTGGATCGGGAACAATGACGCGCTGGTGGCGGACCTGACGGGTATGCCGAGCAGCATGACCTCGCTCACGAACTTTACGAGCCAGTACCAGGCGCTGATCCAGCTACTGACGACGAAGACGAATGCGCACCTGGTGATCGCGAACATTCCGGACGTGACGCTTGTGCCGTATCTGCAGCCGGCGGCGCTGATCCTTGGGGAGTACTCGGCGGCGACTTCGCTGCCCGTGGCGACGTTGAGCGCATTGCTTGGGATTGTGCCGGGAGATTTTGTCACGCCTGCGGGGCTGGCGCAGATTCCGCTGATTCTCGGAGGAACGCAGAAAGGCGTGATTACCGACGCGGGGGTTTTGTCGGCGGCGGAGGTGGTGACGGTGAAGGCGCAGGTGGTGGCGTTCAATCAGGTGATCGCGCAGCAGGCGTCGGCGGTGGGAGCGACGCTGGTGGATATCAATGCACTGTTCAGTGCGATTGCTTCGCAGGGAATTACTGTCGGCGGAGTGACGGGGACAGCGGCGTTCCTGGGCGGGATCTTTTCGCTGGATGGCATTCATCCGACGAACACGGGCTATGCCGTGGTGGCGAATAAGTTCATCGACAGCATGAATGCCGGGATCAGCACGAAGATTCCGGATGTGAGCCTGGCGCCGATTGCGGCGACCGATCCGCTGTGGCCACCGAATCTGGTGAAGAACTAGGCGTAGCGTCGTAAGTCGCGGTGAGGTCCGTTTTCGTGCGTCTTCGCGGAGGCACGTTGCGTCAACTGCAGCACCACACTATTCTTCGTTCAATCCCCTTGTCTTCCCGTGGCGTGGATGAGCCTCTTGCGAGGTTTGCGTCACTACTTACTTTCTAGGAGCTTCAGGATGAATCGTCTCGTTCGGCTTTTGACGTGTTCCGCCATTTTCGGCGCAGTGCCGGTATTGGCCCAGATGGGTGCGCCTGGGGAGCAACCGACGGGGATGCCCGCTGTTGCGGGGCCGCTGGCGGCGAAGTACAAGGCGGATGCGGACAGGATCCTTGCGGCGGCGATGGCGGATAACGACGGGTATGCGGCACTGACGTATCTGTGCGATCACGTCGGCAAGAGGCTGAGTGGCACGCCGCAGTTGAATACCGCGGTCGAATGGGGCGCGGACCTCATGCGCAAGGCCGGGCTCGAGAACGTCAAGGTGCAGCCGGTGATGGTGCCTCGGTGGGTGCGGGGGAACGAGTCGGGAGCGATCGTTGGGCCGGTGACGAAGCCTCTGCACATGCTTGGGCTTGGCATGAGCGTGGGGACGCCGAAGGAAGGAATCACGGCGCAGGTCGTGTTTGTGCGGAGCTTCGAGGCGCTCGACGCGATGACTCCGGAGCAGGTGAAGGGGAAGATCGTGCTCTTCAACCCGGGATGGCACGGGTATGGGGTGAACTCGGTGTACCGGGTGGCGGGGCCGTCGCGCGCGGCTGCCAAGGGAGCGGTGGCGGTGCTTGTGCGTTCGGCGACGGGACTCGCGATGCAGATCCCGCATACCGGCACGCTGCAGTACGACGAGACGATGCCCAAGGTGCCGGCGGCGGCGGTGTCGGTCGAGGATGCGCTGATGATCGAGCGGCTTACGAAAGAAGGTCCGGTGACCGTTCACCTGCAGATGGACGCGCACATGGAGGCGGATGTGAAGGCCGGGAATGTGATGGGCGAGATCGTTGGGAGCGAACACCCGGAGCAGGTGGTGGTGCTGGGCGGGCATATCGACTCGTGGGATGTCGGGCAGGGCGCGCAGGATGATGGATCGGGCATCATGGCGACGTTTGAGGCGGTGTCGCTGATCCATAAGCTTGGGCTGAAGCCGAAGAGGACGATCCGGATCGTCTTCTGGGTAAACGAGGAGAACGGCGGCGCTGGCGGAAAGGCGTATCGCGAGATGCTCGGAGGCAAAGTCGAGAATCACGTTGCCGCGATCGAGATGGATGGTGGAGCGGAGAAGCCTCTCGGGATTGGATATGGCGGATTTGGTGGCGGCCGGCGCAGGACCCCTCCCGCACCGGGTGCGCCGGCAGCGGCTCCGCCGAAGCCGTTCGACGAGAGTTCGCTTTCGGCTGACGAGAAGCAATCGTTTGTTTATATGAAGGACATTGCGGCGCTGCTGACTTCGATTGGGGCGGATACGGTTTCGCCGGGCGGCGGCGGGTCGGATATCGGGCCGATCG
This genomic window from Granulicella sibirica contains:
- a CDS encoding aldo/keto reductase — translated: MEYRQLGRSGLKVPELCFGAGTFGGSNEFFKAWGESDVAEATRLVDVCMEAGVNLFDTADVYSDGTSEEILGAAVKHLNRDDVLISTKCTFRLGKGPNDVGSSRYHMIQSVERSLKRLGTDYIDIYHLHGYDAMTPPEEVLKTLDGLIQDGKIRYIACSNFSGWHLMKALSVSERYGWSRYVGHQAYYSLVGREYEWELMPLAQDQGVGAIVWSPLGWGRLTGKIRRGSPIPAESRLHVTAAYGPQVPDEYLYKVVDAIDEIAKETGKTVPQISLNWLLRRPTVSTVIMGARNEEQLKQNLGSVGWELTPEQVKKLDEASELPKTYPYWHQAQFAERNPFPV
- a CDS encoding BrnT family toxin, with the protein product MRFQFDLRKSARLRANPDRGIGFEEAQTLFNTEYITDRRSDDPEQFRAIGWVDGTLYSVIYEVRQDQQGEFYHLVTLWKATKEERRAYAENIF
- a CDS encoding LamG-like jellyroll fold domain-containing protein: MASYLQPIQDMRILRLALLSLGLAMLLAPACYAQGSATAPPKPLLDDLSALDLHQVNAESVSYRGQHAVRLTDAAGDAGDDVSRIAIIKGSSIQDGSIELNLTGDTSPNAPENLRGFVGIAFRVGAGGSHFECFYLRPKNGRSEDQLQRNHSAQYISVPGFPWQGLRSETPGKYESYVDLVPGAWTHMKITFAGTTARLFVNGSDQPTLVVHDLKQPANAGAIAIWIGPGTIAHFAGLKLSH
- a CDS encoding SgcJ/EcaC family oxidoreductase, which encodes MNLRTALALPILALSLCGAYGQTLTLAPADETAIRAVLDRQIESWNHHDMKAYVADMTPDVEWVNVVGMWWRGRDEVYQAHEKYHQTIFKTRNLSPWKQVAIRPITPDVAVVTAFGDAEGFTGNGGRVFPPSTSALTFVFVHRDGRWLITEAHNTTVDPLAAAGNPIKH
- a CDS encoding CDP-alcohol phosphatidyltransferase family protein, encoding MTWTSAFGKGSGWLLQKIVNALALSRISPNTLTFIGLLINIVAAIFFGYARAQNKDRMFLYAGLTIIGAGLFDMVDGRVARQTNQVSVFGAFFDSVLDRYSDVALFFGLLVYYARGNRFFYVVLVAFCMTASLMVSYTRARAEALIGSCKVGFMERPERIVLVILGALFNHWGVMAPALWTLALFSTITVIHRIRYTYNETERRKLQRA
- a CDS encoding GreA/GreB family elongation factor; its protein translation is MPEKIKARLAEEIKQLEYELTTELPAEIKKAVALGDLSENAEYHMAKQRQVFVNARLGQLKKRMGELAMVNLANIPHDKSGFGSSITVFDSSKNEEIRYKLVTSEESDVSKGLISTTSPIGRALLNKEVGDTVTVITPNGKRELEILKLYTIHDLDPDEVAETPEAK
- the mltG gene encoding endolytic transglycosylase MltG gives rise to the protein MRIFRFLVLLVVIGAAVLAFWVLAPVGPSTETFVDIPSGTGSDGMAKQLQQAGVIRSQFAFLLMRVVKGGRLKAGEYRFDHPAPMAEVYGRLVKGDVYTRTVVIPEGFNLWDIGAAMAAAGLGTQEQFLEAARKHVELIAAWSPQAVSLEGYLFPDTYRFSRHASEEQMLTVMVKRFRQEAALIGLSNGTLDVGKTVTMASLVEKEVSVDSERAMVAGVFVNRMDKGMPLQTDPSVVYGAMLDGRWRGTIYRSDLQSDSAYNTYKHVGLTPGPICSPGIAALKAAISPAQTENLYFVADAAGHSRFSATLAEHEANVKSYRQAAGGK
- a CDS encoding DUF4292 domain-containing protein produces the protein MKKSLAVGLLGVAPWLTGCISTTRYVKVAPAPSIVRSASVDYLVRQLDKQFDAIQSLNASVLIAVSTGGARTGGEVKDYTSLRGYILVRKPEDLRVILLAPVVGTRVIDMVSDGTKFSLLLPTRNKVMQGTDVVTTPSKNPLENLRPGIFFDALLVRSIGPEEFVTLTESSRMIAPETKHRDAILEPDYDVTVLKTKSGKTLQRLRVVHINRVDLEPYQQDVYDENGRLVTTVQYSNYQKFGDLQFPTEIVINRPIDEYTLKVTVQKLTPNQKMDDDQFELQIPTGVTIETLK
- a CDS encoding Gfo/Idh/MocA family protein, producing MSSPTLRVAVVGAGAFGRNHLRVLRELESTGQPVALVAVVDRDPATAQAAAGKYNIPGFASVAELLAANLDIHAACVAVPTIHHAATAAELLPAGIDLLIEKPLAPSLADADAILSLAAQHDRIVQPGHLERFNPAVAAARPHLNRPMFFESHRLSIFTPRSLDVDVVLDLMIHDLDVVLSFVPSPVREVRAVGLPVLSRKVDIANVRLEFENGCIANFTASRVSTEQVRKLRFFQPRQYLSLDFARKDLLLIDVSAAAAAAAAAATLDPAQFAALAAAAAAKGGHPTAGLSLKKLPVEAGEPLRLEIESFLNAVRTRTQPEVTGEAGRAALALALEINEAIAAHARRTGLPL
- the alr gene encoding alanine racemase, producing MKSIIEVSEQRLRANVQALERALHHADSPIALLAVIKANAYGHGAEICAPMLARAGVPWLGVTDACEGASVRAALPAGSAPEILIMSGPPGDDLSARNAADLALSNRLTPVLWTPEQLIPIAEAAKLSGVAHQIHLEIDTGMSRQGGSPGQALETFLQELNHHHQSIRLDGVFTHFASAECADARQTLAQMSVFEKAIESIAAAGHSPRWLHIGNTSTIDNATEAATPILDRLRRLAASIGARPMARSGLGLYGLSLPLEPDQPGATRIHQDLQPVLTWKTTVTSVHEIPPGARVGYSATFTASRPMRLALLPIGYADGLRRDLSSTEARMGGWVMIQGRRAPIVGRISMNLTTVDVTGIPEVRRGDFVTLIGEGISAEDHARLAHTIPYEILCGLRGTPRALLLPPAPR
- a CDS encoding SGNH/GDSL hydrolase family protein is translated as MKMNHRSLIGFAEIAPLGRIVAAGLALSLVLAGCSGSSNSGSSGSTTPAINPAAAANAGNFSRTVFLGDSLTAGYQSSSLLDTQQVHGYAPLVATQAGFGIALPLIAYPGAPNVLQLMSVGPPPVIVTAPGTTTGRDDFGLQPTDLAVPGALVNDVANTVPLLTPKTGQEQINQLVLGYPGFGYGAALSQAQQAIAADPTTIFLWIGNNDALVADLTGMPSSMTSLTNFTSQYQALIQLLTTKTNAHLVIANIPDVTLVPYLQPAALILGEYSAATSLPVATLSALLGIVPGDFVTPAGLAQIPLILGGTQKGVITDAGVLSAAEVVTVKAQVVAFNQVIAQQASAVGATLVDINALFSAIASQGITVGGVTGTAAFLGGIFSLDGIHPTNTGYAVVANKFIDSMNAGISTKIPDVSLAPIAATDPLWPPNLVKN